One window of the Lactococcus lactis genome contains the following:
- the folP gene encoding dihydropteroate synthase: MKILELNQESFSLKNIILKFDELNHNEMISLQKKLYRNGSLTRLAPDSLLVVLTIDDLAKLINLFENDEDKKMLEVIYKRHQIIWSGKNFNFDLTRKSIVYSIVNVTPDSFYDGDPDNLNLSHILKRVEADLENGASVLELGGKSSKPGYDDISPEEEWNRLKEPILELKKNFPKAIFAVDTDEAYVMERVLDAGVDIINDIDGFDTNDKLKVVEKYQPALVAMNNGRAGFSYADNVYEELPLFFENKKEELLQLGLKAEQIVIDPGVGFFNGDSGSDSLERVKSTEILSRIGLPLMIAISRKSFMGKLFNAQGDERLFSSLVLEAQMVADGGRILRVHDVKETKRLLDAIEIYKEF, encoded by the coding sequence ATGAAAATCTTAGAACTTAATCAAGAATCTTTTTCTCTTAAAAATATTATCCTAAAATTTGATGAGTTAAATCACAATGAAATGATTTCTCTTCAAAAAAAACTTTATCGAAATGGTAGTTTGACAAGACTGGCTCCAGACTCCTTGTTAGTAGTTTTAACAATTGATGACTTAGCAAAATTGATTAATCTTTTTGAAAATGATGAAGATAAAAAAATGCTTGAAGTGATTTATAAGCGTCATCAAATCATTTGGTCAGGTAAAAATTTCAATTTTGATTTAACTAGAAAGTCAATTGTCTATTCAATCGTCAATGTTACACCAGACTCTTTTTATGATGGAGATCCAGATAATTTAAACCTCTCTCATATTTTAAAAAGAGTAGAAGCTGATTTAGAAAATGGAGCTTCTGTTCTTGAGCTGGGAGGGAAATCATCGAAACCAGGATATGACGATATTAGCCCAGAAGAGGAATGGAACAGACTGAAAGAACCTATTCTTGAGTTGAAAAAAAACTTTCCTAAAGCGATTTTTGCTGTCGATACGGATGAAGCTTATGTCATGGAACGAGTTTTAGACGCTGGGGTTGATATTATTAACGATATTGATGGTTTTGATACAAATGATAAATTAAAAGTGGTAGAAAAGTATCAACCGGCTTTAGTTGCTATGAATAATGGGCGAGCTGGTTTTAGTTATGCTGATAATGTTTATGAAGAACTTCCATTATTTTTTGAAAATAAAAAAGAAGAGTTACTTCAACTTGGTTTAAAAGCTGAACAAATCGTTATTGATCCTGGAGTTGGTTTTTTTAATGGAGATTCAGGTTCAGATAGTCTTGAGCGGGTTAAATCAACTGAAATTTTAAGCAGAATAGGTTTACCTCTTATGATTGCAATCTCTCGTAAGTCATTTATGGGAAAACTCTTCAATGCCCAAGGAGATGAGCGGCTTTTTTCAAGCCTTGTCCTAGAAGCGCAAATGGTTGCTGACGGGGGACGGATTTTGCGTGTTCATGATGTTAAGGAGACTAAACGTTTACTCGATGCAATTGAAATTTATAAGGAATTTTAA